From one Planktothrix agardhii NIES-204 genomic stretch:
- a CDS encoding pentapeptide repeat protein, with protein MDGLELLQRKAEGEWSFKGVDFRGADLQNFDLSRLVFIGADLSGANLSYTNLSRASLRGANLMGTNLSYAILKQTSLYSGQMMGANLSHINLNGANLTQANLSYTNLYQADLSDATLYECNLENAWLVGADLRDTDLHKANFKAANLTDANLTDAIGFNDQDAIIYNTIMPNGQVLLSML; from the coding sequence AGGCAGAAGGAGAATGGAGTTTTAAAGGAGTGGATTTCAGGGGTGCAGATTTACAAAATTTTGATCTGAGTAGGTTAGTCTTTATTGGGGCGGACTTGAGTGGGGCGAATCTCAGTTACACAAATTTAAGTCGAGCTTCGTTGCGCGGGGCTAACTTAATGGGGACGAATTTGAGTTATGCCATTTTAAAACAAACCAGTTTATATAGTGGCCAAATGATGGGAGCAAATCTTTCCCATATTAATCTCAATGGAGCAAATTTAACTCAAGCAAATTTAAGTTATACTAATCTTTATCAAGCAGATTTAAGCGATGCAACTCTATATGAATGTAATTTAGAAAATGCTTGGTTAGTGGGCGCAGATTTACGCGATACCGATTTACACAAAGCAAATTTCAAAGCAGCTAACTTAACCGACGCCAACCTAACCGATGCCATCGGATTTAATGATCAGGATGCAATAATTTATAATACGATTATGCCCAATGGTCAAGTGCTATTATCTATGTTATAG
- a CDS encoding RNA-binding S4 domain-containing protein produces the protein MSETIKLDQFLKFMGEVSTGGQAKILIKYGDVEVNGEVETRRGRKLVTGDQVLVNGKTLTVNLYSREHRNSPPSPPCRGARGGGNTGGKDFTI, from the coding sequence ATGTCTGAAACAATTAAACTTGATCAATTTCTAAAATTTATGGGTGAAGTTTCCACCGGGGGACAAGCCAAAATCCTAATTAAATATGGTGATGTTGAAGTTAATGGTGAGGTTGAAACCCGCAGGGGACGAAAGTTAGTCACCGGAGATCAAGTATTGGTTAATGGAAAAACCTTAACGGTTAATTTATATAGCAGGGAACACCGGAACAGCCCCCCTAGCCCCCCGTGCAGGGGGGCTAGGGGGGGAGGGAACACCGGAGGAAAAGACTTCACCATCTAG
- the rpoC2 gene encoding RNA polymerase beta prime subunit: MANKKIFRNQVIDKGQLKKIMSWAFMNYGTARTAQIADELKELGFTYATKAGVSISVDDLQIPPSKKALLEEAEEEIRNTERRYIKGEITEVERFQKVIDTWNGTSEALKDRVVENFKASNPLNSVYMMAFSGARGNISQVRQLVGMRGLMADPQGEIIDLPIKTNFREGLTVTEYIISSYGARKGLVDTALRTADSGYLTRRLVDVSQDVILREIDCGTSKGIWTRSMTDGERVLIPIKDRLMGRVLGADVHHPETGEIITYQSEQAVKNHSVSEELAVAIQEAGVEEVLLRSPLTCEANRSVCQHCYGWSLAHGHNVNLGEAVGIIAAQSIGEPGTQLTMRTFHTGGVFTAEAAGMIRAGINGVVKFSKSLRVRPFRTRHGDDAFIVESTGQIIVDGSGKNTEKHSITQGTTIIVQEGQQVKANEILAEIAAGGRTARKTTEKATKDVATDLAGEVKFADVVPEEKTDRQGNMTRIAQRGGLIWVLGGEVYNLPPAAEPLVKNGDPVHPGSVLAQTKLVSEHGGLVRIREQFAEGELPREIEIITASVLLDQALVRLVQMQGREQYIIETNSNHRFMLKVSPGSKVENHDVIAELMDDSYRTKTGGIIKYAGVEVAKRGKGKQGYEVTQGGTLLWIPEECHEVNKDISLLLTEDGQYVEAGMEVVKDIFCQSNGVIEVTQKNDILREIVIKPGELHLVDDPEMVMAIDGQIVNPGQEVIPGIISDNLRYVEYVETPEGPALLLRPVVEFSVPENPTVPSQESLNESIVLRAVQRLTYKDGERVRSVEGVELLRTQLVISIGIEAPQLAADIELLPDENDPDVRKLQLVILESLVIRRDAIADATQGSTLTRLMVKDGDEIEKGAVVTRTEIMCKEDGIIQGIRSGSEIVRRCLVVRESDQMTIQLPEGVKPTVKLGQLLVEGIEIAEGVNLSESGQVIAVGNKIVGQGTIPVTGNQITMRRGRPYRVSPGAILHIKDGDLVQRGDNLVLLVFERAKTGDIIQGLPRIEELLEARKPKEACILARRPGTAQVTMDDDITELRVIENDGTVTDYPLGSGQSPIVSDGYKVEAGQTLTDGPSNPHEILEVFYDHYLEQGEGMYDAALGSFRHCQAFLVNEVQSVYQSQGIDISDKHIEVIVRQMTSKVRIDDGGDTTMLPGELVELRQVEQVNDAMSITGSAPAKYTPVLLGITKASLNTDSFISAASFQETTRVLTEAAIEGKSDWLRGLKENVIIGRLIPAGTGFNAYEESGNAEYGFDNGTLYLDEEDEDELRDVVLDDKTARVYNSFERELPPESKAAPSSLGKGSKVIFEDSEDDPLLSAILDDELIDDEYEDDNEDEDE; the protein is encoded by the coding sequence ATGGCTAACAAAAAAATCTTTCGGAATCAAGTTATTGATAAAGGACAATTAAAAAAAATCATGTCCTGGGCTTTTATGAATTATGGTACGGCTCGCACCGCCCAAATTGCCGATGAATTAAAGGAATTAGGGTTTACTTATGCCACAAAAGCCGGGGTTTCTATTAGTGTGGATGACTTACAGATTCCTCCTTCCAAAAAAGCTCTATTAGAAGAAGCGGAAGAAGAAATTAGAAATACAGAACGTCGTTATATTAAAGGGGAAATTACCGAAGTTGAACGGTTTCAAAAAGTTATTGATACTTGGAATGGTACATCCGAAGCCCTAAAAGATCGGGTGGTGGAAAACTTTAAAGCCAGTAACCCCCTGAACTCGGTTTATATGATGGCCTTCTCCGGTGCGCGGGGGAATATTTCCCAAGTCCGTCAGTTAGTTGGAATGCGGGGTTTGATGGCTGACCCCCAAGGGGAAATTATTGATTTACCGATTAAAACCAACTTCCGAGAAGGCTTAACCGTTACGGAGTATATTATTTCCTCCTATGGGGCGCGTAAAGGTCTAGTAGATACGGCCCTACGAACCGCCGACTCTGGGTATTTAACCCGCCGTTTAGTCGATGTTTCCCAGGATGTGATTCTGCGAGAAATTGACTGCGGAACCAGCAAGGGGATTTGGACTCGCAGTATGACCGATGGCGAACGGGTGTTAATTCCAATCAAAGATCGGTTAATGGGTCGGGTGTTAGGGGCAGATGTCCACCACCCCGAAACCGGAGAAATTATCACCTATCAGTCAGAACAGGCGGTCAAAAATCATTCCGTGAGTGAGGAGTTGGCCGTAGCTATTCAGGAAGCTGGAGTTGAGGAGGTATTATTGCGATCGCCTCTCACCTGTGAAGCCAATCGTTCCGTCTGTCAACATTGCTATGGCTGGAGTTTAGCCCATGGTCATAACGTCAACCTTGGGGAAGCGGTGGGAATTATTGCCGCCCAGAGTATCGGCGAACCCGGAACCCAGTTAACCATGCGGACATTCCACACCGGAGGGGTATTCACCGCCGAAGCCGCTGGAATGATCCGGGCCGGAATTAATGGGGTGGTCAAGTTCTCTAAATCCCTGCGAGTCCGTCCCTTCCGTACCCGTCACGGAGATGATGCCTTCATCGTGGAAAGCACGGGCCAGATTATTGTGGACGGTAGTGGAAAAAATACCGAAAAACACAGTATCACCCAAGGAACAACGATTATTGTCCAAGAAGGTCAACAAGTTAAAGCTAACGAAATCCTAGCGGAAATTGCCGCCGGGGGTCGGACAGCCCGCAAAACCACGGAAAAAGCTACTAAGGACGTCGCCACGGACTTAGCTGGGGAAGTCAAATTTGCCGATGTGGTTCCCGAAGAAAAAACCGACCGTCAAGGGAACATGACCCGTATCGCCCAACGGGGGGGGCTGATTTGGGTTCTCGGAGGAGAAGTTTATAACCTACCCCCGGCGGCGGAACCATTGGTCAAAAATGGTGATCCGGTGCATCCGGGAAGCGTTCTCGCCCAAACCAAACTGGTTTCAGAGCATGGGGGATTAGTCCGAATTCGGGAACAGTTTGCCGAAGGTGAGCTACCTCGGGAAATTGAGATTATCACCGCCTCGGTATTACTAGATCAAGCCTTAGTGCGGTTGGTACAGATGCAGGGACGGGAACAATATATTATTGAAACCAATAGTAACCATCGCTTCATGCTCAAAGTCAGTCCGGGTTCCAAAGTGGAAAACCACGATGTGATTGCGGAACTGATGGATGATAGCTACCGGACAAAAACCGGGGGTATTATTAAATACGCCGGGGTAGAAGTCGCCAAACGGGGTAAGGGAAAACAGGGTTATGAAGTCACCCAGGGAGGGACTTTATTATGGATTCCCGAAGAATGCCATGAGGTGAATAAAGATATTTCCTTACTGTTAACTGAGGATGGACAGTATGTGGAAGCTGGGATGGAAGTGGTTAAGGATATCTTCTGTCAGAGTAATGGGGTGATTGAAGTTACTCAGAAAAATGATATTCTGCGAGAAATCGTCATCAAACCCGGAGAACTGCATCTGGTGGATGACCCGGAAATGGTGATGGCAATTGATGGCCAGATTGTCAATCCCGGCCAAGAGGTGATTCCAGGGATTATCTCGGACAACTTGCGTTATGTGGAATATGTGGAAACTCCCGAAGGCCCAGCCTTGCTGTTACGTCCCGTGGTGGAGTTTAGCGTTCCCGAAAATCCCACCGTCCCCTCTCAGGAGTCTCTGAACGAGTCCATCGTTCTGCGAGCCGTGCAACGTTTAACCTACAAAGATGGGGAACGGGTACGCTCTGTGGAAGGGGTGGAACTGCTACGAACCCAGTTAGTAATTAGTATTGGCATCGAAGCCCCGCAGTTAGCCGCCGATATTGAGTTACTTCCCGATGAGAATGACCCCGACGTCAGGAAGTTACAGTTAGTGATTTTAGAATCCTTGGTAATTCGTCGGGATGCGATCGCTGATGCGACTCAGGGCAGTACCCTGACGCGGTTAATGGTCAAGGATGGAGATGAAATTGAGAAAGGCGCCGTTGTTACTCGCACGGAAATCATGTGTAAGGAAGACGGGATTATTCAGGGGATTCGGTCGGGGTCGGAAATTGTGCGCCGTTGTTTGGTGGTGCGCGAGAGTGACCAAATGACCATTCAGTTACCCGAAGGCGTTAAACCTACGGTGAAATTGGGTCAACTGTTGGTAGAAGGAATTGAAATTGCTGAAGGGGTTAACCTATCGGAGTCCGGTCAAGTCATTGCCGTTGGTAACAAAATCGTGGGTCAGGGGACTATCCCGGTAACGGGAAATCAGATTACCATGCGTCGGGGTCGGCCCTATCGGGTGTCTCCCGGTGCGATTCTGCATATTAAGGATGGGGACTTAGTACAACGGGGGGATAACCTGGTGTTGCTGGTGTTTGAACGGGCTAAAACCGGAGATATTATTCAAGGGTTGCCCCGGATTGAAGAATTATTAGAAGCCCGTAAACCCAAGGAAGCCTGTATTTTAGCCCGACGCCCGGGAACGGCCCAGGTGACGATGGATGATGACATCACCGAACTGCGGGTAATTGAAAATGATGGCACGGTTACGGATTATCCCCTGGGTTCGGGTCAATCCCCGATTGTCTCCGATGGTTACAAAGTAGAGGCCGGACAAACCTTGACCGATGGCCCTAGTAATCCCCATGAAATCCTGGAAGTGTTCTATGACCATTATCTGGAACAGGGAGAAGGGATGTATGACGCGGCTTTGGGTAGTTTCCGCCACTGTCAAGCATTCTTGGTTAACGAGGTACAGTCGGTGTATCAGTCCCAGGGGATTGATATTTCCGATAAGCATATTGAGGTGATTGTCCGTCAGATGACCTCGAAGGTGCGGATTGATGATGGGGGCGATACAACTATGTTACCCGGGGAATTAGTGGAACTGCGCCAGGTAGAACAGGTGAATGATGCGATGTCGATTACCGGAAGTGCGCCCGCCAAATATACCCCCGTGTTATTGGGGATTACCAAGGCGTCCTTAAATACCGATAGCTTTATCTCGGCGGCTAGTTTCCAAGAAACTACCCGGGTCTTGACTGAAGCGGCTATTGAGGGCAAATCCGACTGGTTACGCGGTCTCAAGGAAAACGTGATTATCGGACGTCTGATTCCGGCGGGAACGGGATTTAATGCCTATGAGGAATCGGGTAATGCCGAGTATGGCTTTGATAATGGCACGTTGTATTTGGATGAGGAGGATGAGGACGAACTGCGGGATGTGGTTTTGGATGATAAAACCGCCCGGGTTTATAACAGTTTTGAACGGGAATTACCCCCGGAGTCCAAAGCAGCACCGTCTAGTTTAGGAAAAGGTAGCAAGGTTATATTTGAAGATAGTGAAGATGATCCTTTATTATCAGCTATCCTCGATGACGAGTTAATTGATGACGAATACGAAGACGACAACGAGGACGAAGACGAATAA
- the rpoC1 gene encoding RNA polymerase gamma subunit, translating into MAKIEQRFDYVKIGIASPERIRQWGERTLPNGQVVGEVTKPETINYRTLKPEMDGLFCERIFGPAKDWECHCGKYKRVRHRGIVCERCGVEVTESRVRRHRMGFIKLAAPVTHVWYLKGIPSYMAILLDMPLRDVEQVVYFNAYVVLNPGNYDGLSYKQLLTEDTWLEIEDQIYSEDSTLTGIEVGIGAEAISRLLEDIPLEEEAERLREEIAVAKGQKRAKLIKRLRVIDNFVATGSKPDWMVLNVIPVIPPDLRPMVQLDGGRFATSDLNDLYRRVINRNNRLARLQEILAPEIIIRNEKRMLQEAVDALIDNGRRGRTVVGANNRPLKSLSDIIEGKQGRFRQNLLGKRVDYSGRSVIVVGPKLRMHQCGLPREMAIELFQPFVINRLIRQGLVNNIKAAKKLIQRNDASIWEVLQEVIQGHPVMLNRAPTLHRLGIQAFEPILVDGRAIQLHPLVCPAFNADFDGDQMAVHVPLSIESQAEARLLMLASNNILSPATGRPIVTPSQDMVLGCYYLTAENPKLEDQSHRYFPDLEDVILAYKQGALGLHSYIMVRFDGEILSDEVEQIGVELKDDLTGVITKTYVGKKTGKLMRRVREDSEGNILAQYIRTTPGRVIFNKTVQDTLIQ; encoded by the coding sequence ATGGCTAAAATTGAACAACGATTTGATTACGTTAAAATTGGAATCGCATCTCCAGAACGCATTCGGCAGTGGGGAGAAAGAACCCTACCCAATGGTCAAGTGGTTGGAGAAGTTACAAAACCTGAAACCATCAATTACAGAACCCTGAAACCGGAGATGGACGGGTTGTTTTGTGAACGAATTTTTGGCCCAGCAAAGGATTGGGAATGTCATTGTGGGAAATATAAACGGGTCAGACATCGTGGAATTGTCTGTGAACGCTGCGGGGTAGAGGTAACAGAATCCCGTGTCCGTCGTCACCGTATGGGTTTTATTAAACTAGCCGCTCCTGTAACCCATGTTTGGTATCTCAAAGGCATTCCTAGTTATATGGCTATTTTATTAGATATGCCATTGCGGGATGTAGAACAGGTGGTTTATTTTAACGCTTATGTGGTGTTAAATCCAGGTAACTATGACGGCCTATCCTATAAACAGTTATTAACCGAAGATACTTGGTTAGAAATTGAAGACCAAATTTATAGTGAAGATTCCACCTTAACCGGAATTGAAGTGGGAATTGGAGCCGAAGCCATTTCCCGTTTGCTCGAAGATATTCCCTTAGAAGAAGAAGCCGAAAGATTACGGGAAGAAATTGCCGTTGCTAAGGGACAAAAACGCGCCAAATTAATTAAACGATTGCGGGTAATTGATAATTTTGTGGCGACGGGTTCCAAACCGGATTGGATGGTTTTGAATGTAATTCCCGTCATTCCTCCCGATTTACGGCCAATGGTGCAGTTAGATGGGGGTCGATTTGCCACCTCCGACTTAAACGACCTATATCGTCGGGTGATTAACCGGAATAATCGGTTAGCCCGGTTACAGGAAATTCTCGCCCCAGAAATTATTATCCGTAACGAAAAACGGATGTTACAGGAAGCCGTTGATGCCTTAATTGATAACGGTCGCCGAGGTCGGACAGTGGTGGGGGCGAATAATCGACCCTTAAAATCCCTCTCCGATATTATCGAAGGAAAACAAGGACGATTCCGTCAAAACCTATTAGGAAAACGGGTCGATTATTCTGGACGTTCCGTGATTGTGGTGGGGCCTAAATTAAGAATGCACCAGTGCGGTTTACCACGGGAAATGGCAATTGAATTGTTCCAACCCTTTGTAATTAACCGCCTAATTCGTCAAGGATTAGTTAACAATATTAAAGCGGCGAAAAAACTGATTCAACGGAATGATGCCAGCATTTGGGAAGTCTTACAGGAAGTCATTCAAGGACATCCGGTGATGCTAAACCGCGCCCCAACCTTGCACCGTTTAGGGATTCAAGCCTTTGAACCGATTTTAGTCGATGGTCGGGCGATTCAACTGCATCCGTTAGTTTGTCCCGCCTTTAACGCTGACTTTGACGGTGACCAAATGGCCGTTCACGTTCCCCTATCAATTGAATCCCAGGCTGAAGCTCGGTTATTAATGTTAGCTTCGAATAATATTCTATCCCCAGCAACGGGTAGACCGATTGTTACACCTAGTCAGGATATGGTGTTGGGATGTTATTATTTAACCGCAGAAAACCCTAAATTAGAGGATCAAAGTCACCGCTATTTTCCTGATTTAGAAGATGTAATCTTAGCCTATAAACAGGGCGCTTTGGGTTTACATTCATACATCATGGTGCGATTTGATGGGGAGATTTTATCGGATGAAGTAGAACAGATAGGGGTCGAACTTAAAGACGACTTAACTGGAGTGATCACTAAAACTTATGTGGGCAAAAAAACAGGGAAACTAATGCGACGAGTTCGAGAAGATTCCGAGGGGAATATTCTTGCCCAATATATTCGTACTACCCCGGGGCGTGTCATTTTCAATAAAACCGTTCAAGATACCCTAATTCAATAG